Proteins from one Acomys russatus chromosome 12, mAcoRus1.1, whole genome shotgun sequence genomic window:
- the Ndufv2 gene encoding NADH dehydrogenase [ubiquinone] flavoprotein 2, mitochondrial isoform X1: protein MFSLALRAGAAGLTAQWGRHVRTLHKTAVQHGAGGALFVHRDTPENNPDTPFDFTPENYKRIEAIVKNYPEGHKSAAVLPVLDLAQRQNGWLPISAMNKVAEVLQVPPMRVYEVATFYTMYNRKPVGKYHIQVCTTTPCMLRDSDSILKTLQRKLGIKVGETTPDKLFTLIEVECLGACVNAPMVQINDNYYEDLTPKDIEEIIDELRAGKVPKPGPRSGRFCCEPAGGLTSLTEPPKGPGFGVQAGL from the exons ATGTTCTCCTTGGCGCTGCGGGCCGGGGCGGCCGGCCTCAccgctcagtgg GGACGACATGTAAGGACTCTGCATAAGACAGCAGTgcaacatggtgctggaggagccttATTTGTG CACAGAGATACTCCTGAGAATAACCCAGATACTCCATTCGATTTCACACCAGAAAACTATAAG AGGATAGAGGCAATAGTGAAAAACTACCCTGAAGGGCATAAATCAGCAGCTGTTCTTCCAGTCCTCGATCTAGCACAGAGACAGAATGGATGGCTGCCCATCTCCGCTATGAACAAG GTGGCAGAAGTTTTACAAGTACCTCCTATGAGAGTATATGAAGTAGCAACTTTTTATACGATGTATAATCGAAAGCCAGTTGGAAAGTACCATATTCAGGTCTGCACTACTACACCTTGCATGCTTCGAGATTCTGACAGTATATTAAAGACCCTTCAGAGAAAGCTCG GAATAAAGGTTGGAGAGACCACACCTGACAAGCTTTTCACTCTGATAGAAGTGGAATGTTTAGGGGCCTGTGTAAATGCACCAATGGTTCAAATAAATGACAACTACTAT GAGGATCTGACACCAAAGGATATTGAAGAGATTATTGATGAACTCAGAGCTGGGAAAGTTCCAAAACCTGGGCCAAG gaGTGGCCGCTTCTGTTGTGAGCCAGCTGGAGGCCTTACTTCTCTGACTGAACCACCTAAAGGACCTGGCTTTGGTGTGCAAGCAGGGCTTTAA
- the Ndufv2 gene encoding NADH dehydrogenase [ubiquinone] flavoprotein 2, mitochondrial isoform X2 translates to MNKVAEVLQVPPMRVYEVATFYTMYNRKPVGKYHIQVCTTTPCMLRDSDSILKTLQRKLGIKVGETTPDKLFTLIEVECLGACVNAPMVQINDNYYEDLTPKDIEEIIDELRAGKVPKPGPRSGRFCCEPAGGLTSLTEPPKGPGFGVQAGL, encoded by the exons ATGAACAAG GTGGCAGAAGTTTTACAAGTACCTCCTATGAGAGTATATGAAGTAGCAACTTTTTATACGATGTATAATCGAAAGCCAGTTGGAAAGTACCATATTCAGGTCTGCACTACTACACCTTGCATGCTTCGAGATTCTGACAGTATATTAAAGACCCTTCAGAGAAAGCTCG GAATAAAGGTTGGAGAGACCACACCTGACAAGCTTTTCACTCTGATAGAAGTGGAATGTTTAGGGGCCTGTGTAAATGCACCAATGGTTCAAATAAATGACAACTACTAT GAGGATCTGACACCAAAGGATATTGAAGAGATTATTGATGAACTCAGAGCTGGGAAAGTTCCAAAACCTGGGCCAAG gaGTGGCCGCTTCTGTTGTGAGCCAGCTGGAGGCCTTACTTCTCTGACTGAACCACCTAAAGGACCTGGCTTTGGTGTGCAAGCAGGGCTTTAA